CGGTGATCGCTTCTTCCAGCGGCTCGTTGCGGCTGAAGTTGGTGATCGAGAAGTCCGCGTCGAGGCCTTCGCCGTTGGGGCCATCGAGAATCGCCAGGGCGATTGACGTGTTGTTGAAGTAGGCGTTCTTGATCGCGGTGAAGCCCGCGTTGCCGGTATCCCAGATCATCTCGAACTCAACGGTGCCGCTCTTGAGCGTGGCCACCGTCGCCCGCCAGCCCTGGTTGCCGCGCGTGGTGACATCCGCCTCGCCCGTCTCCAGATTCAAGGTCACATCCTTGACGTTGTTCAGTTCGGTGTTGGCCGTCGATCCGGCCGGCCCGTAGTAGAGCTTGGCTTCCATGCCCAGTTTGATAGCCATAACCTTCTCCTGATCTCGCCGGCCCCAACGTCCGGCGTGTTTCTACCGCTGCACGCGGTACGCCACGGTCAGTACGCTCGTCAGCACATGCTTGGAGTCCAGATGCTCGGCCGCGAAGATCGGATCGTGCGTCGGGCTCAACCAGGCCGCTTCGGGCGCATCGTCCAACCGCCGGCCCCGCAGATGGGTCATGAGTTCATCGACGAGGCCCAAGAGCGCATCCGCCTCGGCCTGGTCTTCTGGGTTGACCTTCTTCTGCACGCCGATGTCGATGGCGCAATCGAAAAAGCCGCTGTCGCGGGTGGCATTGGTGATCGACACCGATTTCGGCACGACGGTGACGCGGAGCGTCTCCATCTCAGCCAGGGCGAACGACGGCTGATACCGCCGCTGTGCGGTAAACGACTGGCTGAACGAGCCGCCATTCAGGCTGGTCACGACGGCATCGGCGATCTGCGTGATGACGCTCATCTCACACTTCCTCCCGGGCAATGCATGGCCGCGAGATGATCTTGTCATGCAGCGAGCGATTCAGGTTCAGCAGATCGCTGGTTGTGTTGGTGAGGTCGCGAATCGCCTCGGTGTTGGCCGCGATAATCCGGTTGTTCGCCTCCAGCACCTCCAGCAACTGGCGAATGAGCCAGATCACCACGCCCAGCAGGACCACGGAGAAGCCCAGGAAGCCGTACTGCACCACGGGTTGAATCATCCAGTTCTCCACGTGCGGTTACTCCGTCGCTACATGCTTCGTGTGAATCCTCAGCGTCCGCCGGTACGCATCGCTGTACCGCCACGGCGGTTCGGCGCCCGGAGCCATGACCTCATAGACGAACGTCTGATCACCGGC
The genomic region above belongs to Phycisphaerae bacterium and contains:
- a CDS encoding phage tail tube protein, with amino-acid sequence MAIKLGMEAKLYYGPAGSTANTELNNVKDVTLNLETGEADVTTRGNQGWRATVATLKSGTVEFEMIWDTGNAGFTAIKNAYFNNTSIALAILDGPNGEGLDADFSITNFSRNEPLEEAITVSVTAKPTYSTRAPTWKTAGGT